The following proteins are encoded in a genomic region of Enterocloster clostridioformis:
- a CDS encoding LacI family DNA-binding transcriptional regulator, with the protein MITLKEIAAEAGVSMTTVSNVLHGKAKKVSPEVEERIKKAFGQIQLYPQIRAECSDQQGL; encoded by the coding sequence ATGATTACATTAAAGGAAATCGCAGCAGAGGCAGGCGTCAGTATGACCACTGTGTCGAATGTACTGCATGGAAAAGCAAAGAAGGTTTCTCCGGAAGTGGAAGAGAGAATAAAAAAAGCTTTTGGTCAAATACAACTATATCCCCAGATTCGGGCTGAATGCTCTGACCAACAAGGACTCTAA
- a CDS encoding FecCD family ABC transporter permease, protein MPKGIYTKYSISFALLAAMMCVLFIWNINSGSVHLSVEEIGEILLRRTGEDTSYHIVWDIRLPRILSAVILGGALSVSGFLLQTFFANPIAGPFVLGISSGAKLVVSLVMIVLLGRGISIGSAGMILAAFAGSMISMGFVLMISGKVKKMSMLVICGVMISYICSAITDFVVTFADDANIVNLHNWSMGSFSGTSWEYVRVMTAVIFLALLLVFLMAKPIGAYQMGEVYARNMGVNILRFRVALILLSSILSACVTAFAGPISFVGIAVPHLVKSLFKTAKPILMIPGCFLGGAVFCLFCDLAARTVFAPTELSISSVTAVFGAPIVIYMMVHNRKNMQ, encoded by the coding sequence ATGCCAAAAGGTATCTACACAAAATACAGCATTTCATTTGCCCTTTTGGCAGCCATGATGTGCGTATTATTTATCTGGAACATTAATTCCGGCAGTGTGCATCTGTCCGTGGAGGAAATCGGTGAAATCCTGCTCAGGAGAACCGGGGAGGACACCTCATACCACATTGTGTGGGATATACGCCTTCCCCGGATTCTTTCGGCTGTGATACTGGGCGGAGCCTTATCCGTATCCGGTTTCCTGCTGCAGACGTTTTTCGCAAATCCCATCGCAGGGCCATTTGTGCTGGGGATTTCATCCGGCGCAAAACTGGTGGTTTCCCTTGTGATGATTGTCCTGCTGGGAAGGGGAATCTCCATCGGCTCGGCCGGGATGATTCTGGCTGCTTTTGCAGGCTCCATGATTTCCATGGGATTTGTGCTGATGATTTCCGGTAAGGTAAAGAAGATGTCCATGCTGGTTATCTGCGGTGTAATGATTAGCTATATCTGTTCCGCCATAACGGATTTTGTGGTGACATTTGCGGACGACGCCAACATTGTCAATCTTCACAACTGGTCCATGGGCAGCTTTTCAGGTACCTCATGGGAGTATGTAAGGGTCATGACAGCAGTGATTTTCCTGGCGCTGCTCCTTGTCTTTCTCATGGCAAAGCCCATTGGCGCTTACCAGATGGGAGAGGTCTATGCCCGGAACATGGGGGTGAACATCCTGCGGTTCAGGGTGGCCCTGATTCTGCTGTCCAGCATTCTTTCGGCCTGTGTGACTGCATTTGCCGGGCCCATATCCTTTGTGGGCATTGCGGTTCCGCACCTGGTGAAGAGCCTGTTTAAGACGGCAAAGCCCATACTCATGATTCCGGGCTGCTTCCTGGGCGGCGCTGTGTTCTGCCTGTTCTGCGATTTGGCGGCCAGGACGGTCTTTGCGCCCACAGAACTCAGCATCAGCTCCGTGACAGCTGTTTTCGGCGCGCCCATTGTCATCTATATGATGGTGCACAACCGTAAGAACATGCAGTGA
- a CDS encoding methylated-DNA--[protein]-cysteine S-methyltransferase translates to MYYTTDYASPVGGIKLAADGERLVGLWLEGQKYFAGTVKEEMTEDRELGIFKHTKDWLDRYFAGKKPVPSELLLAPPGGEFRQGVWEILCQIPYGQLTTYGDIAKKMAVRMNRETMSAQAVGGAVGHNPISIIIPCHRVVGTTGSLTGYAGGIDKKIWLLKHESADMEGLFMPKRGTAL, encoded by the coding sequence ATGTATTATACGACAGATTATGCATCGCCGGTTGGCGGGATTAAGCTGGCTGCTGACGGTGAAAGACTGGTTGGGCTATGGCTGGAAGGACAGAAATATTTTGCCGGTACTGTAAAAGAAGAGATGACTGAGGACCGGGAACTTGGTATTTTTAAACATACGAAGGACTGGCTGGACCGCTATTTTGCAGGAAAGAAGCCGGTACCCTCAGAGCTTTTGCTGGCTCCTCCGGGCGGAGAATTCCGGCAGGGAGTGTGGGAAATCCTCTGTCAGATTCCTTACGGCCAGCTCACTACATACGGCGATATTGCAAAGAAAATGGCGGTGAGGATGAACAGGGAAACCATGTCTGCCCAGGCAGTGGGCGGAGCTGTGGGACACAATCCCATTTCCATCATCATCCCGTGCCACCGGGTAGTAGGCACAACCGGCAGTCTGACCGGATATGCCGGGGGCATTGATAAAAAGATATGGCTGCTGAAGCATGAAAGTGCGGATATGGAAGGCTTGTTCATGCCTAAGAGGGGGACGGCGCTTTAA
- a CDS encoding LacI family DNA-binding transcriptional regulator encodes MLRKRGYYIMLFSSKNIPEIMKMTMGWNVDGIISISMPAKYYKQIGKQTGKPIVSIDMNEYDPAKIAGCFNVTSRDYEGGRHMMGYLLDQGIEKVVYLTNTKSGADYCWYLGASELYRERLGENAALEIHMLGRTYDERAMVYDEMRRLIGRRSALFFSTDFNAVEAIGYLQRRQISIPEDISVAGFDDDIYARLCNPRLTSMSVDVSRKAELAVNMLMRLIDGEEVRESEPKIDAVIAERESVMKVEEGLDY; translated from the coding sequence ATGCTGAGAAAAAGAGGGTATTATATCATGCTCTTTTCTTCCAAGAACATACCCGAAATTATGAAAATGACCATGGGATGGAATGTGGATGGAATCATATCCATCTCCATGCCGGCCAAATATTATAAGCAGATTGGCAAACAGACGGGAAAGCCCATTGTATCCATTGATATGAACGAATACGACCCGGCAAAGATAGCAGGATGCTTTAATGTGACCTCCAGGGATTATGAGGGGGGCAGACACATGATGGGGTATCTGCTGGACCAGGGAATTGAAAAGGTGGTGTACCTGACCAATACCAAGTCGGGAGCTGATTACTGCTGGTATCTGGGAGCGTCGGAGTTATACAGGGAGCGCCTGGGAGAAAACGCGGCCCTGGAGATACATATGCTGGGCAGGACCTATGACGAGAGGGCCATGGTTTACGATGAAATGCGCAGGCTGATTGGACGCAGGTCCGCACTGTTTTTTTCCACGGATTTCAATGCGGTGGAGGCCATCGGTTATCTGCAGCGCAGGCAGATTTCCATACCGGAGGATATCTCTGTGGCGGGATTTGACGATGATATATATGCAAGGCTCTGCAATCCAAGGCTTACATCCATGAGTGTGGATGTGAGCCGTAAGGCAGAGCTGGCGGTAAATATGCTCATGCGTCTTATAGATGGAGAAGAGGTGCGGGAGAGCGAGCCGAAAATTGATGCTGTCATAGCGGAGAGGGAAAGTGTTATGAAGGTGGAGGAGGGACTGGACTACTAA
- a CDS encoding ABC transporter ATP-binding protein, translating to MEENYILTENMTVGYGGIPLIRQIGIHVRPGEIVTLIGPNGAGKSTILRSVIRQLGLLEGAVYLDGTPMQQMGEREIAKRMSILMTERIHPELMTCEDVVSTGRYPYTGRMGILTAEDRKKVREAMELVHAWDLARRDFSEISDGQKQRILLARAVCQEPRAIVLDEPTSFLDIRHKLELLTILKDLVHEKKVAVLMSLHELDLAQKLSDYIVCVNGEYIERCGTPEEIFTSSYITSLYGITKGSYHAELGCLEMEPVRGTPQVFVIGGNGSGIPVYRKLQRMGIPFAAGILHENDIDYPIAVALAAKVISEAPFELIREETYERAAAVMESCGQVICCLKDFGTVNEKNRKLAELGRDKPEPCGFS from the coding sequence ATGGAAGAAAATTACATATTGACTGAAAATATGACCGTGGGATACGGCGGTATACCTCTTATAAGGCAAATCGGGATTCATGTGAGACCAGGCGAAATTGTAACCCTGATTGGTCCAAACGGGGCTGGCAAATCCACCATTCTCCGAAGCGTAATCCGGCAGCTGGGGCTGTTGGAAGGGGCTGTATATCTGGATGGCACGCCCATGCAGCAGATGGGGGAGAGGGAGATTGCAAAGCGGATGTCCATTCTGATGACAGAACGGATTCACCCTGAACTTATGACCTGTGAGGATGTGGTCAGCACCGGCCGTTACCCGTATACCGGAAGAATGGGCATACTGACCGCAGAAGACAGAAAAAAGGTCAGGGAGGCCATGGAACTGGTTCACGCATGGGACCTGGCCCGGCGGGATTTTTCGGAGATAAGCGACGGGCAGAAGCAGCGCATCCTTCTGGCGCGGGCCGTGTGCCAGGAACCCAGGGCCATTGTGCTGGACGAACCCACTTCTTTCCTGGATATCCGGCATAAGCTGGAGCTTCTGACGATTCTCAAGGACCTGGTTCATGAGAAGAAGGTGGCAGTGCTTATGTCCCTTCATGAGTTGGACTTAGCGCAGAAATTATCGGATTATATTGTCTGCGTAAACGGGGAATACATTGAACGGTGCGGTACACCGGAAGAAATCTTTACATCCTCTTATATTACCAGTCTGTACGGAATTACGAAAGGCAGCTATCATGCCGAGCTGGGCTGCCTTGAGATGGAACCGGTGAGGGGAACGCCCCAGGTGTTCGTCATAGGCGGAAACGGAAGCGGAATCCCGGTGTATAGGAAGCTGCAGCGCATGGGAATTCCTTTTGCCGCAGGAATCCTCCACGAAAATGATATAGATTACCCCATTGCCGTGGCATTGGCTGCAAAGGTGATATCGGAAGCCCCCTTTGAACTGATTCGGGAGGAGACGTATGAGCGGGCAGCTGCGGTTATGGAGTCCTGCGGCCAGGTCATCTGCTGTCTGAAGGATTTCGGGACTGTAAATGAGAAGAACCGGAAACTGGCTGAGCTGGGCAGGGATAAGCCGGAACCGTGCGGGTTTTCCTGA
- a CDS encoding sirohydrochlorin cobaltochelatase, with protein MKMKKLAVLFAAAALTTVTAAGCSGGQKETAAETTKETEAAATAEATTAAETEAAETTEEAAEAAAEADEENYDTGDASKDNTRNQDEIGENELLVVSFGTSYNDSRRLTIGAIEDAIEKAFPDFAVRRGFTSQIIIDHVKSRDDVAIDNVGEALDRAEKNGVRNLVIQPTHLMNGLEYTDLVNEVAEYSDAFEKVAIGKPLLTTDDDFRAVMKAITEATARYDDGETAICFMGHGTEADSNQVYAKMQDMLTEEGYRNYYVGTVEAAPGLDDVLTAVKEGSYKKVVLEPLMIVAGDHANNDMAGDEEGSWKTAFEDAGYEVTCLVNGLGELEAIKQLFVEHAQAAVDSLTK; from the coding sequence ATGAAAATGAAAAAACTGGCAGTATTATTTGCGGCGGCAGCCCTGACAACGGTGACCGCGGCCGGCTGTTCCGGCGGACAGAAGGAAACAGCCGCAGAGACAACCAAGGAGACTGAGGCAGCGGCCACTGCTGAGGCAACAACAGCGGCAGAGACGGAAGCAGCGGAGACGACAGAAGAGGCCGCAGAAGCAGCTGCCGAGGCGGACGAGGAGAATTACGATACCGGGGATGCATCTAAGGATAATACCAGGAATCAGGATGAGATCGGTGAAAATGAACTTCTGGTAGTCAGCTTTGGTACCAGCTACAATGACAGCAGACGTCTGACCATTGGTGCCATTGAGGACGCTATTGAGAAGGCATTTCCTGACTTTGCCGTAAGAAGAGGATTTACCAGCCAGATTATTATTGACCACGTAAAATCCCGGGATGACGTTGCCATTGACAATGTGGGCGAGGCCCTTGACCGCGCGGAAAAGAACGGCGTCAGGAATCTTGTGATTCAGCCTACCCATCTGATGAACGGGCTTGAGTATACGGATTTGGTCAATGAGGTGGCGGAGTATTCGGATGCATTTGAGAAAGTGGCAATCGGAAAGCCGCTTCTCACCACAGATGATGATTTCAGGGCAGTGATGAAGGCCATCACAGAGGCAACTGCCCGGTATGATGACGGCGAGACAGCTATCTGCTTCATGGGACATGGCACTGAGGCAGATTCTAACCAGGTGTACGCAAAAATGCAGGACATGCTCACGGAGGAAGGCTATAGGAATTACTATGTGGGTACCGTGGAGGCGGCGCCAGGCCTGGATGACGTCCTGACAGCAGTGAAGGAAGGAAGCTACAAGAAGGTAGTACTGGAACCGCTGATGATCGTGGCAGGCGACCATGCTAACAACGACATGGCAGGAGACGAAGAGGGCTCCTGGAAGACCGCCTTTGAGGACGCAGGCTATGAAGTGACATGCCTTGTTAACGGACTGGGCGAGCTGGAAGCAATTAAACAGCTCTTTGTAGAACACGCTCAGGCAGCGGTTGACAGTCTGACAAAGTAA
- a CDS encoding ABC transporter substrate-binding protein: MMRRKKIVTAAAAAGILMAVICAGCSPGGRAETGRTAAGQTAAGQTTAGQTTAGQTTAGQTASDEDPEAAPESWSSKKITRSMELLYADQFSVDYYDGGYPMITIKDSGRYLVVPEGKTEPSGLPGDVAVIKQPLKNIYLAATSAMDLFCSLDGTDRITLSGTDASGWYIEEARSALEDGRMLYAGKYNAPDYERILSMSCDLAIESTMIYHSPEVKEQLEQLGIPVLVERSSYESHPLGRMEWLKLYAVLLGREEQAERCFDDQVRQLLPVMNQENTGKTAAFFYISSNGYVNVRKSGDYVAEMIALAGGTYVPQGLAGNENALSTMNMQMESFYAAARDADYIIYNSTIDGELDSLDQLLDKSSLLADFKAVKEGNVWCTEKSLFQETMGPGDMILDIHRILTEKEPEGLRYMHRLR, encoded by the coding sequence ATGATGAGACGAAAAAAGATAGTGACGGCGGCTGCCGCCGCAGGAATTCTGATGGCGGTGATATGCGCAGGCTGTTCGCCGGGCGGGCGGGCTGAGACAGGACGGACGGCGGCGGGACAGACGGCGGCCGGGCAGACAACGGCCGGGCAGACAACGGCTGGGCAGACAACGGCCGGGCAGACGGCCTCGGATGAGGATCCGGAAGCTGCCCCGGAAAGCTGGAGCAGCAAAAAGATAACCAGGAGTATGGAACTTCTCTATGCGGACCAGTTTTCAGTGGATTATTACGATGGCGGCTACCCGATGATTACCATAAAGGACAGCGGCCGCTATCTGGTGGTGCCGGAAGGGAAAACAGAGCCCTCCGGTCTTCCGGGCGATGTGGCTGTCATAAAACAGCCGCTGAAGAATATTTATCTGGCGGCAACATCAGCAATGGACCTGTTCTGCAGTCTGGATGGAACGGACCGGATTACACTGTCCGGGACAGATGCTTCCGGTTGGTACATAGAGGAGGCCAGGTCAGCCCTGGAGGATGGCAGAATGCTTTATGCGGGCAAATACAACGCGCCGGATTATGAGCGGATATTGTCCATGTCCTGCGACCTGGCCATAGAATCCACCATGATTTATCATTCCCCGGAAGTAAAGGAACAGCTGGAACAGCTGGGGATACCGGTTCTGGTGGAGCGCTCCAGCTATGAGAGCCATCCCCTTGGCAGGATGGAGTGGCTGAAATTATATGCCGTGCTGCTGGGCCGGGAGGAACAGGCAGAGCGCTGTTTTGACGACCAGGTAAGGCAGCTGTTACCTGTGATGAACCAGGAGAATACCGGGAAGACAGCGGCATTTTTCTATATCAGCAGCAACGGCTATGTCAATGTGAGAAAGTCCGGGGATTATGTGGCCGAAATGATTGCCCTGGCCGGAGGAACCTATGTCCCGCAGGGACTTGCGGGAAATGAAAATGCATTGTCCACCATGAACATGCAGATGGAAAGCTTTTATGCCGCTGCCAGGGATGCGGATTACATTATTTACAACAGCACCATAGACGGGGAACTGGACAGCCTGGACCAGCTTTTGGATAAAAGCAGCCTCCTGGCTGACTTTAAGGCTGTGAAGGAGGGAAATGTGTGGTGCACGGAAAAAAGCCTGTTCCAGGAAACCATGGGGCCGGGGGATATGATTCTGGATATCCACCGGATACTGACAGAGAAGGAGCCGGAGGGATTAAGGTATATGCACCGGCTGCGCTAG
- the ltrA gene encoding group II intron reverse transcriptase/maturase has protein sequence MDTSSLMEQILSRDNLNAAYLQVVRNKGAAGVDGMTVEELGAYLSENGENIKEQLRTRKYKPKPVRRVEIPKPDGGTRNLGVPTAVDRFVQQAVAQVLTPIFEEQFHDHSYGFRPKRCAQQAVLKALEMMNDGHNWIVDIDLAKFFDTVDHDKLMTIFGRTIKDGDVISVVRKILVSGVMIDDEYEDTVVGTPQGGNISPLLANIMLNELDKELEARRLDFVRYADDLIIMVGSRQAAERVMKSVARFIEEKLGLKVNAEKSRVDKPKGIKYLGFGFYYDSFAKGYKARPHPKAAAKFKAQMKKYTSRSWGVGNGYKIGKLNRLIRGWINYFKIGSMKRLCAKMDGQIRYRLRMCIWKHWKTPKNREKNLIKLGLPPNAAHGISYAKGYARVCRSWNLHICISKERLAKFGLVSMEDYYAEKAVTC, from the coding sequence ATGGACACAAGCAGTCTCATGGAGCAGATATTAAGCAGGGATAATCTAAATGCGGCGTATCTGCAAGTCGTAAGGAATAAAGGAGCGGCAGGCGTGGACGGGATGACCGTTGAAGAACTTGGCGCATATCTTTCGGAAAACGGCGAAAACATTAAGGAACAGTTGCGGACGAGGAAGTATAAGCCGAAGCCAGTCCGCAGGGTGGAGATACCCAAACCCGATGGTGGTACAAGAAATCTTGGAGTGCCAACAGCAGTAGACCGCTTTGTACAGCAGGCGGTGGCACAGGTGCTTACCCCGATATTTGAGGAGCAGTTTCACGACCACAGCTATGGATTCAGACCCAAGCGGTGTGCACAGCAGGCAGTCCTTAAAGCATTGGAAATGATGAATGACGGACACAACTGGATAGTGGATATCGACCTAGCGAAATTCTTTGACACAGTAGACCATGACAAGCTGATGACGATTTTCGGACGGACAATAAAGGACGGAGATGTCATATCGGTGGTAAGAAAGATTCTGGTCAGCGGCGTAATGATTGATGATGAGTATGAAGATACGGTAGTCGGCACACCGCAGGGTGGAAATATCTCGCCGCTGTTAGCAAATATCATGTTAAATGAGCTGGACAAAGAACTGGAAGCAAGGAGGCTGGATTTCGTCCGGTATGCAGATGACCTTATTATAATGGTCGGGAGCAGACAGGCGGCAGAGCGGGTAATGAAGAGCGTGGCTCGGTTTATAGAGGAAAAGCTTGGACTGAAAGTGAACGCGGAAAAGAGCAGGGTTGATAAACCAAAGGGCATTAAGTATCTGGGGTTTGGATTTTACTATGACTCATTTGCCAAAGGGTACAAAGCCAGACCACACCCGAAAGCGGCAGCAAAGTTCAAGGCGCAGATGAAGAAATATACAAGCAGGAGCTGGGGAGTGGGCAATGGTTATAAAATTGGGAAACTCAACCGGCTTATCCGAGGGTGGATAAATTATTTCAAAATCGGAAGCATGAAAAGGCTGTGCGCAAAAATGGACGGACAGATTCGGTATCGACTGCGCATGTGCATATGGAAACACTGGAAAACGCCAAAGAACAGGGAAAAGAATCTTATCAAACTTGGTCTGCCGCCAAATGCGGCACATGGCATTTCATATGCCAAAGGATATGCCAGAGTGTGCAGAAGCTGGAATCTCCACATTTGTATCAGTAAAGAGAGACTAGCTAAGTTTGGTCTTGTATCCATGGAAGACTACTACGCCGAAAAGGCTGTTACATGTTAA
- a CDS encoding type II toxin-antitoxin system HicB family antitoxin, whose product MTFTYPAVFTPHKNDKGYHVTFPDLQCCEADGPDLEDAVEHAREAAYNWLYLEIEEKTFEFPPQTHVEDIRLEEGEFLKQIMVTVKLLPDND is encoded by the coding sequence ATGACATTTACTTACCCGGCGGTATTTACGCCTCATAAAAACGATAAAGGCTACCATGTAACATTTCCGGATCTGCAGTGCTGCGAGGCAGACGGACCGGACCTGGAGGATGCGGTGGAGCATGCCAGAGAGGCGGCTTACAACTGGCTCTATCTGGAGATTGAGGAGAAAACTTTTGAGTTTCCTCCCCAGACCCATGTGGAGGATATCAGGCTGGAGGAAGGGGAGTTTCTGAAACAGATCATGGTGACAGTGAAGCTGCTTCCGGATAATGATTGA